The nucleotide sequence gcaaatttaaaaaaatgaaaaacagataTTACAtgtacatcagtattcagaccctgtactccgtgctttgttgaagcacctttggctgcgattacagtctccagtcttcttgggtttgatgctacaagcttggcacgcctgtatttggggagtttctcccgttcttctctgcagatcctctcaagctctgtcgggttgggTGGGGGCGTTGCTGGATGGGCAGcattgctgcacagatattttcaggtctctccagagatgttagatcgggttcaggtctgggctctggctgggccactcaaggacattcagagacttgtcccgaagccactcctgcactgtcttggctgtgtgcttagggctgttgtcctgttggaaggtgaacctttgccccagtctgagttcctgagcactccggagcaggttttcatcaaggatctctgtacttttctctcgATCCAGACTAGTCTTCCTGTCGCTGAGAAACATCCCCCATGGCATGAtactgctaccaccatgcttcaccgtagggatggtgccaggtttccttcaaatgtgacggttggcattcaggccaaagagttcaatcttggttttatcagaccagagattcttgtttgtcatggtctgagagtcctttaggtgcttttttggcaaactcccaaGTGGGCTGtaatgtgtcttttactgaagagttgctttcgtctggccactctaaaggcctgattggtggagtgctgcagagatggttgtccttctggaaggttctcccatctccacagtggaactctggatctctgtcagcATGGCCATTGGGTTCCTGGTCacctcaagttgtagaaacatctcaaagagctcaattttgagtctcattgtAAAAAATcagaatacttacataaataagttacatttatttgtaataaacttgcaaatatttcaaaaaaccttttctctttgtcattatggggtattgtgtgtagattgaggattttttttaatttaatcaattttagaaaaggctgtaacataacaaaatgtgggagaagggaagggtctgaatgctttctgaatgccTGTAAATCCACTCCACCTTCTGCTGTTTTAATAACCAAAAGAAAACAAATCTAATTCAAGGTGTCTTGTCATAGCTGACACCATTCTTTCTGGGCAGTGACAGTTAACCTCTCGTAACATGTTCAACTTGAAGCAGCATTAAGCTGctataaaataaacaaaaaacaatcctaccattttacatttgagtcatttagctgacaatcaaccagagcaacttacatgagcaagtagggttaagtgccttggtaaagggcacattgacagatttttcacctagtaaTCTCTGgttgggttactggcccaacgctgtaACCCGCTAGGCTACCCAGTGTCCCTCGTTTGGCTTTGTGGCCGTATTAAAGATACAGGAAGTTAGGTAGAACCAGTTTGCTTTGCTAAGCTCTTAACAGAACAGGATGTAACACACCGGCTGCTCCTCAGTTTATCACTGAAACCTCcgcccattaaacacacacacaggatactatTTACTCCGTCATGTGACTTTATTAGTTTGAGTTTCATCATACCCTCTAAGAGAACACTTCTCAAATGACATCCTTCTACACATTGGCCCAACcgtgttttattattattattattattattgttattattattattgttattattattattattggcccaaccgtgttttattattattattggcccAACCGTGTTTTATTATTATTGGCCCAACCGTGTTTTATACTATTATTGTCTTTCTTCCAGGTGATCTTGATCTCGTCCGGTGAGGACCCTGTGACCAAGGCCCTGGCTGACAATCTATCCCAGAGGACAGGCTGCGAGGTCAGGCAGCTGGGCAAGGACATCCAGGGTGAGGTCAAAGCCATGATGGATGACAAGGATCTGGACTGGAAGGAGGTTGCCTATATGGGTAAACTCACTGTTATTTTCAATTAACAAtttactgatactactactactactactacgactactactagtAGTTAGTTATATAGCACAGTTTGAAATTTAGTGGAATCTCAAGGTTCTTAACCTTCTAATTTGAGTAATACTTGTGCGTTCATGTCAATCAAACGTCTAAAGATCTTTATTTGGAGCCCTTCTGAGATGGAAAGGTAGAACAGGCTAGATATCTCTCAGGAATGTGACCGTAGCAGGGTGTTTGATAACCACGTATCAATGAAACTATCAGACAGTAAATGTCAACAGTGAAGTTTGAACCAGTTGAAGCTGATTGTGTCTGTCATGGTGACCACACTATATCCTGTTATGGAACAGTATCTCCTCATTCTGTGTTTCActcctccttatctctctctatcttctcaacccttcatctctctcctctcatccctctgttctctcttgcCAAGAAGTGATTGTAAGTTCTTCACTCATAAATAACTGTCTGATTAAATAGTTTCTCTATTAGTAAGGAGAGACGGGGAAACTGTCTGATTAAATAGAgtatctattagtaaggggagacagggagaaactGTCTGATTAAATAGAgtatctattagtaaggggagacagggagaaactGTCTGATTAAATAGAgtatctattagtaaggggagacagggagaaactGTCTGATTAAATAGAGTATCTATTAGTAAGGGAGACAGGGGGGAAACTGTCTGATTAAATAGTgtatctattagtaaggggagactattagtaaggggagacagGGGAAACTGTCTGATTAAATAGAgtatctattagtaaggggagacaggaggaaactgTCTGATTAAATAGAgtatctattagtaaggggagacagGGGAAACTGTCTGATTAAATAGAgtatctattagtaaggggagacagggggaaacTGTCTGATTTAGTGTATATATTAGTAAGGGGAGACGGGGGGAAACTGTCTGATTAAATAGAGTATAtattagtaaggggagacaggaggaaactgTCTGATTAAATAGAGTATCTATTAGTAAGGGAGACGGGAAACTATTTTGTATATTTTATTCAGAGTCCAGTTTTGGTTAAGTGATCATTTGTATTTCCCCTCTGCGTGTATGCTAGACTACAACCCAggtatgggtgaggggacggtctaaagttatactgttacatatgctAGACTACCACTGCAGAAAACTTCATTTGCATGCCACTGCCAGTCACTGAATATTTACAGccaaggtgagaagggaggtgcCAGCAGTCAAATCCTGGAGAATTTGGGATTCAATTTTAATTGAATCAAATTTAGTTGATTTCTGTAATTCAAATTCTATGATATCCCTAAGCCCAAAATCAGAAACTATATCAAAATAAATATGATTATCTTAAATCAGGTCATATTTTAGCATGTTTTTGTTATGTTTTTGCAACATACTAATTAATCATCCTAAGAATACTTCAAGAACCACCTTATGAACACTTTAATAGAAAcatttcatccctccatctctccctcctacaGGTAATGATGCACCAGATGTTGACTGTCTGAACCTTGCTGGGCTGAGTGCAGTACCCCGGGACGCCCCAGTGGTGGCGATCAACGCTGCTAAATACTCCTGCCACAGTGCTGCAGGCCTGGGGGCTGTGAGGGAGTTTTCTGAACACATCCTGCTGCTCAAGAAGAAGGCCAAGTCTCAGATGGAACAGGACCGCATCCACAGAAATACATTCTAAACTCTAGAATGTGTTCTAAAGTCACAGAAATACATTCTAAAATCTAGAATGTGTTCTAAAGTCACAGAAATGCATTCTAAAATCTAGAATGTGTTCTAAAGTCACAGAAATACATTCTAAACTCTAGAATGTGTTCTAAAGTCACAGAGATCCATTCTAAACTCTAGAATGTGTTCTAAATTAGGGATAGGCATTATAAATAATAAAAACTCTAGAATGTGTTCTAAATTAGGGATAGGCATTATACATTTATCGGATGTCCAGATAGTTTTAATCATGGACACTTGTTTGCTGCGCAGCCTGCAGGACTCGGGAGATGCTGTGGGGACAGGGACCAGGGGTGTGcgacaaaggagggagagaacaagTAGCCACTGACTCGCGCTAGTTAGACACTTGTTTGCTGCGCAGCCTGCAGGACTCGGGAGATGCTGTGGGGACAGGGACCAGGGGTGTGcgacaaaggagggagagaacaagTAGCCACTGACTCGCGCTAGTTAGACACTTGTAAATGCCGTAGGTTATCTATCATCCAATATGGCAGTGCATGTCTTTACTGTCCTGATCTACAACAACCCTGTTCAGAGTAAACAGCCTATACTGAAGGTTGCTCATTGTAGGCTACTCCTCATTTACTTTACTTAATTCTGTCATTTTAATTAAACTTTCCTTTCATTGCTTAGAGATCTCCCACTTCACGTTGCTACACATGGAGCCTCTgactgtagtgtcaacaacaGCAAGCTAAGTGAAACCTGTGTAGGCTAATACCGtatgtattttttaaactatATTCACATTTGTGACGTTTTATTAAATGAAGAATTCCAAATGTCATGAGTGTAGAAATGTCCCATAGATAATTTTATTCCGTTAAGATGAAGCCTTGTCATTGTTGAAATAGGCCTGTGTATACGAATACTAATGTCCGTTTCAATAACTGTGCCCATTGCTAGTTTTTACAGGTTGTCAGATCAAGGTAGTTTGGGTTTTATTTCGCTACAGGTTGTGTTGACAAAAATTAATGTCTTTATTTTAAATGAAGTAGTATACAGGAGGCCTTTCATTTACTTGAGATTGATTGTTTTTCTCTCCACTTTTTAATGTTCTGCCTTAATTTTGGGGGGAAAGTATTAGGACATTAACATGGAGTTGCACTGAGATTCTTGTTGTTTGAGGTGTTTACTTTTGTATTTCGCCTGCAATTTGTTTGTCAAATTATACATGATCATAAACGTAAGAAACACTTTCTTATTCCCCTGCTTTAATCTGAACTATTCTAGAAATGACTTTAGCCTTACACCTTCAAGATTGTGGTATGGAGTTATATCTTGCCACCAGATGGCAGTGTAGCGCCTCATCAAACCTCATTTGGGGGAAAGAACTGGATGACAACATTACTTGTACAACCATCAAGAAGTTTCACATGCTTTCCTGTTCAGGCTTTCACTCAGTTGTAGCAAGATCCAACCAAATACCAGTAAAACAACACACGTGATCATACAGTATAAGAGATCTTCATTTATAGCATTGTGTGGCGATTTCCATCTATCTATGTTGCAGAGATCAGGACAGACAGCAAACGTGTGGCGAGTTGGCATTTGTCCAAGAACTATTGATTTGGTTACATAGATTAGTGAGAGAATTGACAGGGCTCCTCAGTGCTTGGAGAAGAAACATCCAAGTGGATGAGAAGGCATATGAAACATGGCTTCAGTTCATCAGAAGAGTTGACACTGGTAGTGGAGTGGTCATCCCCTCTTAATCAGGGAAAAGGAGGGGACTTGgctgtaaatacaaatagcagatacatTCCATTACAACAGCTCCATCATAGGTTTGGGAAACAAGTTTCTCCATGAAGTTAAACTCGGACATCTCGGACTTCACAATGTGAAACACGGGCTGCGCATCTCACCCACTTGACTCATCAAAGTAGGCCAAGAAACATTCCTGAATAAAGCCCTGATCATCAATGTACCTGACAATAACTAACAACTGCGAGTCACAGTTTGCCTGTGGTTTCATCCGTTTACCATGCAAAACAATGTGGCGTATCAACCTATTTTAATGGATGATGTGATGGAAGCTATGAAATCATTCTGAATGGCTCAGCAAGTAAAGCATCGTACAGTGTAATTACCTCTGCTAGCTCAATGAAGCTCACTGGATGTATCAATATGAAGCTTGGCGTTTAAACTCattaccaaatatggtagtgagaggaagacCACTAgtgggcagtgggagaagatggaacgagGTGGTATTGGCCTACATTCTGAAAAATGTCTCATCAGCAGGACCGTCACCAGAGTTTCATAATATTCGGGGCTGAGGGGTTTGTGGATCCGAGAAAAGAACTAGCCTTTTCTAAAATCCTTTCCTGCCATTCTACATGACTGGAGACATTACAATAATATTTCTTTATACCACACAAATAATCGAAATGACAAGCTACTCTGACATTTACAGACTGAGATCAACAAAACGAACGACTCATGTCTTAAATGCATCCAATAGCATAAGCCAGTGAAAAGAGTGGATAGACAGATTTGACACCTATAATATGAGTATGAAATTATAGTCCAACGTTCCAGTGGCACTCACCTATTCAAACACATTTTTCCCGCGATTGTAGTTTGAAATATTGCGAAATGCGTTCTAGCTGCTGCATGCTGTTCATTGACAGCCACAACTCAACAATCAGCTGTTTTATATTTTCTGAGCGAGATGCCCAATTGCAGGATTCCTGACTAAAGACTCGGCCTATGCGCTCATAATGTGACAAACAAAACACAATCTAAAGCAATAAGAttttgatcctctgtggctaaattatgATGGTGTAGTATTTGCAatgatttaatttatttatagaggagtaattatttaatttggcaaatgtatttccaTTTATCTGCAGCACTTCCAGCATCCCTTCCTGCAGCGCTATGTTTTCTTCCAAGGCCAAATAAATGAATCAACCCTTCTTATTAATCATTCAATTGATTGTGGTCACTAACCCCATATGAGATTATTGTGTGTTAGGCCTACTGTTAAAATAATATTTAAGACAATCTATCAACAAGTAGCCTACAATTACGATAATAAATTCAGTAAGTCAATGAAGCCAATAGCTATATTGTTATTGAAACGATGTGAGCTTTTAAAACAATAAAAACATACGTCAAATGACTCGAATAGCCTTTGGGAAAAGTGTACAAATGTCTATTCGCATCAGGAGCCTAAGTGACTGAAATGCATCAGGAAAGTTGAGGAAAACATCAGGGAAGCAATGGGCCTAATGTGTGTAGAGAAGATCTGCATTGCTTTAAATTGCGAGACTAATGATCATGAGCACTCACATCAACTTAGCTAACATTTCCAAGCCTAATTATAACCACATATccaaacggagattcagtgaaCACTCAAATCTGACATTGATTGATTTATCAAGATGAGTTCCCATGCTTGTCTCAAAGCAGCGAAATGACTGTCCCAATCAAAACGGCGCTGGAACGATCAGTTGACCGAACACACGTCTTGACATTTATTATAACCAGAGGTGTAATGGTGTTTTGTAAGGCGCCCTATTATTTCTGAATGAAAGTTTGTACCGAAATTAAGCCTATTGGTTAATTAGAATATACATACAATGCATCATCCAAATTGCATGATTGCCTATGCCTACACATACTGTAAGTGGCGAAAGGAACATTTATGTATTTTCAATCCTAAAACACTAAATTAGGCCATCATCAGTGTCAATCGTGAATCATAATTCTTATTTTACAGGTGAAACGGCTATGCTGCATGCAGCCAACCATTTGATCCCAATCAGTTTAATGGGTATATGCATTTAGCATTTCTGAATGATGTAAGGGTGGCTAACCTGCCTAACTAATGGAATTTTAGAGCAGATGGACTTAAACACAACCACAGCATcagaaaaaaaatcatttcagcACAATCATCCTACATTGTCATAAGACATGACATGGTGTTTTTTAATAACAGTAGCCTGACATTATCCTGCTATTATATTCGGTTTGTTATGTAAAATACTAATGAATCATTAAGTGATCTTGGAGACATAGCACCATTTTGAAAAATATGCGCACCAGCACCACTGATTCTAATGGTTGGATGACTTTGGAAACTTCACCTAATCAAAGCTCTATGAACTAAGTGGTACAGTTTATTTTACACCTTAGCAGCAGCAGAGCAAAATATTTGGGACTGACCCAAAATCATTCTGGGCTAAAGCCCAGAAAGCCATGTCCTGGTGATGTCCATGGTTAACAGAATTGTCAATTTAAAGATATTTAGCCAATTTATTCAtcactacatttagctaacattagttaATCGATTtggcagtctcgtccagatcatcatggtatttgtagttctttatgattaGCCACATTACCAGATAGTATTACCATTTCATTTTGGGAGGTAAATACAGGTGAATATATTGAtcaaagtcaccttgtcctagagagatttacacagttatcaaaatgtcatgccagggtaagcctacatgaaacacagcccttatttgaagtgtttcttaaatcccctatgggaaagaTGAATGGGGGAAAAACAATTGGGACCGTTTCCTTGTTTGACCGCTTTATAGGTTTTATAGGTATTATTACTCATACTAATGGTACTCTATTGATCCCCTAGTCACTCTCTGGGAGTTTAGTCAGCAACACGTGACAGTGGAGTGCCCATTGAGAGAGTTGGTCGGGGGAGGGCATGGTTTGGGATTCAAATGCACATCAAAGGCATGTCAACAAGGTAGCATGATGCATCttccagaaacatacatctcttttCCATAAAATATATGTTCCAATTTTCGAACcagttttcattgggaaggcagataaagcattttttaaatgtattttttataaaAATGCAATGacttttgcatgtgaaaacacagaatcctactcattCCCCACGTGCTTCATCTAGCCTGTCATTGATTTTGAGCGGATTTTGCCGCATTCACATACTAATCGGAACAAGGAAACTCTGACATTTCCGACTTGCTACCTGTTTGTAGTTATACACCTGCAAGTCGGACATTTCAGAGGTTCCTAATTCCGACTGGCACATGAATACGGCATTTGAACCTGGCTCACGCCCGGGAGGTAGCCCGGTTCCAAAATGAATGACGTTTTACCCGCTATAACTCCTCCGACCCGGGAAACCCGGATCAGATAATCGAATCCCCTCATTGAAGCGCGATCATCGTTTTCTTGACTTTGCCAGTTAACCCGTTACCAGAGTAAATTCAGTAAATAGTTCAACTGAAATTGTTACTATGGCATCAAAATGAATCCTTGTTGAAATGACCTCCGAGTAAAGCTAGCATGTCTACGCCTCTTTTTTACTGTGTACATGTAACATTTGTAGGATTTCCTTCACAGTTTAAGCCGTAGTAGGTCATGTAAACTAAGTCCGTAGCTAGCTAGTTCCAGTGAGTTAGAAAGCAAGGTGCCAGATACTTCAGACGACTGCTATCCATCGCCACCGCTACAAGACTATTGTCTGCCCACCCGGCTTACTGATCCTTTCAATGGCCGCTGCAAACAAACGTACGCTATCGGGCATCGGAGATGTGAGAGACAGAAAAGCAAAGGTTATTAAAGACAGCGGTGAGAAGAGACACATCGCAGCCCTGATCCTGGCGAGGGGAGGCAGTAAGGGGATCCCCCTGAAGAATATCAAAATGCTCGCCGGTGTCCCCCTCATCGGATGGGTTCTGAGAGCTGCAGTGGACTCCAAACAGTTTGACAGGTAATTCAGTTCAATCTAACAGTCAAATGTCTTTCAATCTAACTACGGTATATGGACTTGCTCTGCCGCCTTTGTTAATAGTAATGTTAGTTAGCTGCACCAAATGCATGTAATTATTGTTTATTAGTGATAGTCGATGCTGTTTATGATGCATCTGTCATAACCAGAGGAGAAAGTGCAGTAAGACTTTGCCAAATGTCAATACACTTGTTGGTGTTTTGTGTAACAGATGTCTCTCTTTCCATTCACCGCTGTTTGGAGGTTGGAAATGTGTTGCGGGTGGATGAACGTGCGCAGGTAGCCTTGTAAAGGAGACATTTGAATatgattgtttgacaatcagatgaaaacatcatgactggttgtgtttatgccacaaaAAAAGGTCATAGATTTTAAAAGTCAAATGACAAATCTTTATGACTAGGCCCACAGAGATGTTATTGAATTAATAGGGATTCTAAGTAGAACTATATGATTAGGACCCATGGCTGGTGTTGTGCCGAAAATCTCCCCCTGTCAGGATCCCCCCACCCTTCTAATGTCCTTACTTTTGTGGAtggagtcaaatactttctgtggtacacagagtcaaatactttctgtggtacacatcagagtcaaatactttctgtggtacacaccagagtcaaatactttctgtggtacacaccagagtcaaatactttctgtggtacacaccagagtcaaatactttctgtggtacacaccagagtcaaatactttctgtggtacacaccagagtcaaatactttctgtggtacacaccagagtcaaatactttctgtggtacacatcagagtcaaatactttctgcggtacacatcagagtcaaatactttctgtggtacacatcagagtcaaatactttctgtggtacacaccagagtcaa is from Oncorhynchus gorbuscha isolate QuinsamMale2020 ecotype Even-year unplaced genomic scaffold, OgorEven_v1.0 Un_scaffold_4410, whole genome shotgun sequence and encodes:
- the LOC124028542 gene encoding N-acylneuraminate cytidylyltransferase-like yields the protein MMDDKDLDWKEVAYMGNDAPDVDCLNLAGLSAVPRDAPVVAINAAKYSCHSAAGLGAVREFSEHILLLKKKAKSQMEQDRIHRNTF